The stretch of DNA AGGTTTAGATTAATGTATTGAATTCTATTCACTTTAAACGTGACTCTGACAAAAAACAAAGTCTTTTCACGCACCTCGTGGCTCCATGATCCATCCGAATTCTTGAAAAATCTTACCATGTTGCTTGTTAAAGCACATCCCACGAATCCAGTATCTTTAGCCGGATCGTGCAAGAACCTTATCTGCATTTAAGTACAGCGTCACATCACATGAGTCAAGAAGAAAATCAATGGAGAAAATTTTAACTCACGACGACAGATAACGATAAAATGCAATATACCTCCAAAGGCAAGAGACCGGAATTTCCAAGGTCTACAGTCTGTTTCAACTCACCCTCAGGCCAACTATAAACGTGTAAATGTCTTCCATAAAGACCATCCGAAACGTGCTGAAGGTCAAAACCTTTAGTGAAGGCAGCAGGGGCTCCCCATGAAGTGCTGATCATGGTCTTATGCCGAGGTTGGTACCAGAAATCATAGCCGAAAAGGGGGCTGTGACCTGGCTTCTCCCACCTATTATGAAGATATGGAAGTCATTTACTAGTTCACGGTCTTTAGTTTCCAGACCATTAGAATCATTTAGTTAGTACTTattaagagagaaaatttcGCAAGCGATGTTTGCACAAAAATTTACATCAGCCAAAAAGATGTGAATCTATAAAGTTTAAAGAAATGCCAATGAGACACTGAGTCTATATTTAGAACACGAATCATAACATTGTGTTATAGCTACCTTCCTTTGACGTTGAAATCCGAGTCGAGCAGAAGAAATCCATTTCCTTCTGCATTTCCATCTTTATCTCCAAGACACGACACCATGATCTCACCTGAAGCAAGACAGTGAGCTGTGTGGGGGAATGCTAATCCAGTTTTCTGTATTATATCTTTGGGTTCAACAAATTTATGTAAACTTGGAGCCCTTGGATCCTTCAGGGTATCGATTGCATAAATACGGCCAGAACTGAGATAAAGGCATTAGAGGTACATGTTAAAGAATGAGTAATGTCAAAAACACTTGCAAGAAATACACATCTTTCATTACTGCATTTAGGTTTCTACACAAAAACCAAATGTGGTGCTGGCATGAATGGCCCCTTGTACCTCTTTACAGAAGGATAAAGAAACCATGACACACAAAATTTTCCTAACATGTTTTAGGTTAATGTTTTGCGATGAAATCAATTTATCTTCCACAAATTTGGCCACTTACACAAGTGAAGGTAGGACAAGAAACCGCCGCGCAGCTGATGGATCGCCATGGCAAGAGCTGCAGGAATTCCATCCAGAATGATGCAGTTCATCGCCAATGTAAGGCATAGGCAGCCTATGGATCACTTTCGAATAAGTTGGGGAGCTTGGATCTACGTCCACCGTAGCAAGGTAGTCTGGCTTATTCCTTCCTGTCCCTATAAATTTTGTAAAGCAGCATAATCATAGTGTTAGTTGCAAGTTACTCAGTGAAAACATAGAATATATGGGAAAATGTCGAATCCCCCCACATTTTTTCACTGTCAGGTCAATTTTTTTGAATCGATCAAATCTTAATGTGTTGTGCTAATTCCTCTATCTGATATTTAAATCCAATAAATGACTCTTTTAAACCATGAATCGTTTACATTCGCCGcaacaaaattaaaaaattatgacAAAGTTGACATTCAGAATCAGCTTTTATTTATGAGCAAATTGGCGAGAAACGTTACGAATCTTATTAATTCTTGATTAAGTCGACAATCACATTACTAATTTTCCAACAATAAAGTGTAAAACGAGAGCTCGCTTTGAATCCAAATCtataattttatgcataatttttgCAATGaattagaagaaaaaaaaaatctggcTCTATACGCGATTGATTCCATTTATTTCCTTCTCGGGAGATCCACTCCAAATCacagataaaaaataaataaataaatcacaaAGACGGAACCATCGATATTCAAAAGGATCAGCAGCATATTAGCAAATTCAagataaaatcaaataaacacaAAACCCATAAGAAATTCACTAAATAAAAGACGATCAAACCAAAAAACATATAAAAAGAACGTGAACCCAAGAAAGAACACCCTCAGATACCTGTGTAAATACAAGTAACATAAATCAGAGCTTCCCTTGGCCCAGACATGGCTTCGAGAGGAGAGGCATAACCCGGTCCTTTCTGGCAGCACCCATTACCCACCTCGGCATGTTGCAACACCACCATATCAGTTGCCATTTTTCTGTTCTCTAGCGATATTTCCTGCTATTTTCAAGAATTTAAGCAGACAGATGCCTAACCGCTCAATATAATGCCAAGCTTTGTTCTTTATTTGAGAATATCAATTCGGCATCACATGAAATTTCCAGTCGTTGATATCACGTTCACGTGATGAGCGAAGTAAATCTTGGGATAAGGTGACGGAGAGGTCAGTTGTTTATATCGTGGCTGTCTGTTCGAATGTGGGCATGATTTCTGGATAGGTGCACAGGTGTCCAAGAGGGATGTAAATGTTAAAATTGTGGTAATAAGACGTAACGATATTTCTATGatacaaaattcaaaaataaatttatgaGATTTTAGGCTCaaattaaacaatattataatattaagaGATATATGACTTTAATGTTATAAAATTTGTATCAGAACCATGATTTAAATCAAGTTATATGGATGAAATCTTCGAATACTCAAACGAAAGAAGCGAGAGCTCCCGGTTAAAATATTCTCTAGAGGTGGTTTATGCTCTCATATTTCATGTACCCCAACACGGTGAAGATGAGTAATCTCGATTGGAAAACATATAAGACTTGAAGAGACGCCCGAATATGAAAATAATGGTGGAACTTTGTTTGAGATGATGCTTGTTGAGAATGCAACTAAATTCTCAATTGGAAGATTAAGATGaaaatcataaattaataagatgcaataatatttttatcaataTGAGATATTTTAGATAAAATCGAAAAACAAATTTATGAGAActtaaattcaaaataaataatatcatatcattatTAAATATATCACTTGCATGTCATAACAGTATAGGGTACGAGGTTAGAGAGTCGATTAGAactctaataattaaattaattactatcaataataatttttggaataaattttGATTAATAGTTTGTCGGCCCAATTACCCGACGGTGTGAATAAATGCCATGTTTTGAGCTTGAAATAATAGACCGATCGAGCAACTCGTGAAAATCTTCACCGCATATGAACAAACACAGCTGACTTGCATTCCTTGCCTCAACTTTTTACTTAAATCTTGGTTTTCGATTTTaacaaatactaaaaatagaattaattatagttttttttaaCATACAAAAAATACATCAGTTCTCTTTGAAAATCAAGTGGGTAAAAGACTAGTATAGGGAATCGTCTTAAGTTTTCATGAATTAAGATCACAAATAAATGTGAaacatttttaagtttttgaaaTAATTATCGTATACTAAAACTTCATACTTTTCTTTTATCATCTTTTTTCGGAATATAATTTCTGAATTTTAAAATAGCAAAATGGTGGtcattatttattttcttttagtaTATGTATACATATTAATGGAGCTGAAAGCTGCTGCCTGATCTGATGCTAAATAAGCTAAAATGAAACGAAGAGAGGAAGTTAACAAGAATCCCCTTATAATGTGACACTCCAAACTCAAATGTGCTAGAGTTTAAAAATATCGGTGGATGGAAATAAATACCGCATGTGCATTGAAGACAGTGCATTCTGATATCAAGTAATAAAGTATTTGTTCCAAATGATGGAGCTTATCAAAGGTGTACCAACTTTAAACGTTTACAGCATCAATATATTATATGCATAAAGGACAAAGCTAAGAGATCGACATGTGATCCTTGCTAAACAACTCGACAAGATTACATCATACCAAGAAactatgaaaaataaaagagtcCCTTTGTTTCAGAAAAGCACACAGCATAGGATTCGTTCTTGGAACCTCCACGTGATGGATATTTTTAAAGAGTAAGATGCTCCATACCTTTTGTGTTTCTAGTCACTCCCTTTGTCGAATTTTTCTCTTCTTGTTCAACGTAAGCATTTGGCCTATAACCAGAGCTAGCCTCTTCAGTATCCGAGCAGCCAGGTTTTTCCGTTAAAAATTGTTCCCAAAACACATCATTCACACGGATCTGAGCTGCTGCTGGCTCTTGCTTTTTACTATGAATATCTTGAGACGAAGAAGGGACGTTAGCATTATCAAAAGAAGTCCCCTTTGTTGGCAACCTATGAGAGACATCATTCTCGTCAGTGTTAGGCCTTGGTTCTGTATTGGTTTCTTGACTTGAGTGTGGCATTGGCGCCAAGTTTTGACTTCTGTTTGGTTCTAAAGGAGAAGAGGTAAGGGAGAGATTTAAAAGGCAGGAAATATGACAATCGTCATCCTTGTTCGAAGCTAAATTGTGCTGCGAGGAGTGAAGTTTTGGGCTTTCGGGTCCCACTAGGCAAGGCAAAGATGAATCCATCTTCAAGGTAAAAGATGCCCCGGTGTCTGACAGCTCTAATGTCTCGGAGGGGCATGAAAAACCAAGGGTTCTTGTATGTTCATCTCTTGGCCATCCGTTCATCCTTCCTAGAGGACTTATGCCATCATCATCGGAGCTTTGTGTGCTACGCGAAAGCAAGTTGATGTCTGATACAGTCGGCGATAGCTCCAGCCGCAGCTTATCACAAAAATCTTGAGGGCATTTGTTCCCAAACTCAGGCCTAGAGCTGCTTTGATTGTCAACCAAAATGTTTTCTGGAACCGATTGAGAGTGATCGACTTCAGGGAGTCGCCTTTTCTTATTGTATGCTGAAAAATCCATTGATTCGAGCTTTTGAGCTAGAAGTTCAACAAACTCGGGATTTTGAACTGCCTTGTCGAGGAAGCTTAATAATCTCTCCTGCCTCTGCTCCATGTCAACTATTCGCTTGGTTAAATTTTCCAACGGTACTGTTGCAGCAGACTGCTGCTCTTCATATGCCAATATATTTCCTTTAAGAACAGCTTTCTCTCGGGACAACCTATCAATTTCCTCCTCAAAAGCAGCTCTTTCTGGATCAACCGAACCTTGAGGCTGACTGTGGCTATGAATAGGCTTTCTACGATGAATATTCTTAAGATTATGTTTTTGATCTTTCACAAAATCTTCATTTGCAAATTCCCATCTTTCGGGATCAATTTTCCGAAATCCCTACAAATGAAAGAAATATCTTTAATAGCCCTACCATGTGTCCATGACCATGTCCCAAATAGAAACAAAAGCATCTAAAAAATTTAGGTGAGAGGATATCAGCGGAAACAGTAAAAATCAGTCCATAAAATTAATATCTGTTTCTTTTCTACCGGAAAATGAGAGGTAAAACAAATAATGAATCGTCTGATATCATACAGACTcctcatctctcttctttcATCTCAATCACAGCACCAACACTGATTTGCCAGCTCAAGTATCACTACAAATTCCTTCAATCCCCTTCATTGAGGGGCCTAAAATCGATGCCAGGACCCCTAAACCTCTCATTGATAGATTGCCTTTAGACCCcattattctatccacaccaAAAACTCCACGAGAGAATCAATAAAAGCCAAGATGTACTTTCTATCATTCATGGAAGCAAAGGCAACTAAGTTTCCCAAACATCGAAATTTGGTGCAACAGAACTAAAAATAATACAATTTGAATCTCTCTTTACAGTGCTAAAAGACTAGCGGGCACCAACACTTTTGCCCCGAGTAACATTAAATTCACCGGAAAAAGCAAAATCACAACCCCTCCCCCCAATGAACAGAATCGAGCTACACGGATATCATGATCATCTCTTTACAATAACATCTGCGAGCATGAAATTTATTTGAACAAGGTACGAAAAAAACACATGGAAAAATGAATAATCTCAGTACGCACTTGAAATGCATCACTATTTCCATTTTCCatcaaaaaaatttacaaagatTCAGAACACCGATGCAGCAACATGAATCGGACAGTTTTCTAAACCCAATCAACCATCGAAATTAATCACGCAGAAGTCGTGAGAAATTTGAgctaaattcaaaacatgatttttttaaaaaaaaacgcaagaaaacaaaaaatacaTATCTATTGGGAATTGGGGCACATACATAGGTGTTGAGCTGGCGGATGAAGCTGGAGAAATTGTTGTGCTTAAAGTAGGAGGGGAGAAGGACCCgggcgaattccggtggattcCAGACCACGAAGCTTTTTCGGCTAGCGCTCCATGATACGATTGCGTCCGTCGATGAATCGTCCACCATCTCATACGTCTTTATAAGGAAAGGCGCAGgcccaccaccaccacctccgccGCCGACATCCATCGTTGTATGCGACGATTATTATTGAATGACCGGGAGGAGAGAAGCTAGGTCTATTCAGTCAAAATACATGACCTCGggatttaatatttatttatgtacGATTGACCTTCAACTATTTGAATAAGCACACATTTTGAATCTTCAAATTCGTtttgatgtttttttttatgtttaagaaaaataaataaatgtgctTTCAATGTCCAAATTATGATTCACAGAATCTTAAATTGGGGTTAGTTTTGGCTTTTATATACTTGAAAGTCcacttttaaaaaattaaatattgaacaattcaattaatccatataaaattattttctttgagATTAAATTGTATaataaaaagatttaaaatagtcattaaatTGTCTTGGTCGCAAAATTACAAAAAACCAAGCATATCCTATTAAAAATGGGCCATGGGTATAACTATCATTTTGCTTTGGCCTTTTGGGCCTTTCATTATATTCAATTCAAACAGCAGGTTTTTCTCCATTTTGAACCCAATTAATGTACAAGTACAATGCATATCATATACTTACttgtagtaaaaaaaaaaaaaaaaaaaaaatcaatcaatCATCAGTAAGCTCGGATTGCAGAACTTGAAAATTCAATCAAGTTCACATTTCTTGTACCAATGAAGAAAGCTTGCATTTTTTGGAAAGTAACAAGTAGAATGACAAAATATGTACATTTTAGCATTTGGAAAGTAGATCTTTCCACAGCAACTCGAACTCAAATCTCGAACCCCTGAAAGTGAAACTCAACCGATCCAACACTTTCTTGTGTCGCTAACCTCCCCTTGCACACCTCGTGATCACCTCGCAGCCTCTGTTATAAAAATTAGCCATACCCGGATCCCGACAATTGTAATAAGAAGCTCCGGGCTTGTTGCAAGGCACCAAATCCCTCATCAAAGTATCGTAACTAATGTATCTTCTCTGCATCAACAGAGCCCTCCGATTGCTCTCCGAATCCATCTCCTCCTCCAATCCTGCCATTTCGCCTATCTTTTCTGCATAGACCCTTTTCGTCATTTCACTCGAATCGCTTAATTTGGCTGAATTCAGATCCAAAAGCGAGACCCCTTCACAGATTCCCACATGGTTGTGAAAGAAACATGGCAACATTAGTACGGAGAGAAGGATGTAGCGAAAGGTTCGCGGCAGCTGAGAGTGGGGCATTTTGTGCGTAGTGGGTTGACTCAGTTCTTGATTTTGTTGTGAGCTGTGTTTGTGGTATCGATGAAATTAAATCTTGGCATTTAAGTATAAATCATGTCACTCTGAAAACGGTGACCACTGGCCATTGATCTTGCTTCTATTGTCGGTGGCACCCAAATCCCAATAATTGTGTACTTGAAgatttagattatttatttttaaattatttagtcaaatcacaaaattatttaagaattatatttttctacaaCTATTTAACCAACTAATTGGTAATTTACAAAACAAAGCGAATATTTACACTAAATCAAaggatttttgaaaaataatttgtttCAAAATGTTAAAAAATATTGTTGATAAAACTTTTGCTAAAGATTTCTATTGCCAGCATCACATCTCGATGGCCCGAATGGAATGATCGATCATTACTAAGTTGGGAGGGAATATGGTAAATATTTACACCTACTAAGCTGAAGGTGGCAGATCTGGGGTTAAATGAGACTGACCCACTACCCACTATGCATTCAAACTTAAATTGCAGATTGACTTTTCTCTTTTAATATCAGGTTTCTgtatcacaattttttttcataaacaattttgtttatatttataataaaaattaatatttatgtttgttttaagtaaaaaataataaaattaatattttttaatgggcATGTAAATAATTGTTGCGTTGTCTAAGATCtggtatttaaaatattattttgttgaaAAAATTGCATAAATTGTTATAGTAAATTTGAGGGATTTTTTTTTACATGCAATATGAAACGTAAACTATTTTTGGAGCATAACTTTTCTTAACAATACATGAATAAAAGAGCTGGATTTATTTAGTCCGTATCCTGCTATATCATAAATCAAAAACAaacttttcaattttttggGTGCAAATTCATCATCATCCGAGGAAACATGATTCCCAATATCTATTAAGAAATATATCAAAAGCAATAAACCTACAGTTACCATTATACTGAAACATAACAAATGAAAGAAAAATAAGTACAACCCATTACTCACTCTTCGACTTATTCAAAAATTTAACCCAAAAAACCAACAAAATCTcataaaaaatcagaaaatttcaaaaaaaaaccaCAATACTGGTATAAATATATTGTCTCAATGCAGTTTTTGATCTACCTTAATATCTGTAATGAAGAGGCTTGTAAGGTCCCTCCACTGGAATGCTAATATAATTAGCCTGGTCTTGGCTAAGCTTTGTGAGCTTGGCACCGAGCTTTCCAAGATGGAGAGAGGCAACTTTCTCATCGAGATGCTTAGGCAAGACATAAACTTTCTTCTCGTATTTGCCAGTCCCCTTCTCCTTCCACAACTCGAGTTGAGCTATTACTTGGTTTGTAAAAGAGCACGACATCACGAAACTAGGGTGCCCTGTAGCACAGCCCAGGTTCATCAAACGACCCTCAGCTAAAACAATGACCCCAGACTTCGTGTCGGGGAAAACCCAACGGTCGGTTTGAGGTTTTATGACGATCCTCTGCACACCAgggaaagtctcgagaccatgCATGTCGATTTCATTGTCAAAGTGACCAATATTGCACACAATGGCATTATTTTTCATCTTTCTCATGTGGGAAACCATTACGATATCCTTGTTACCAGTGGTGGTGACAAAGATGTCAGCTTCAGAAACGACATCTTCTAGGGTCAGGACTTGGAAGCCTTCCATGAGAGCTTGAAGGGCACAGATTGGATCAATCTCTGTCACAATTACTCGCGCTCCGGCTTGTTTTAAGGCCATGGCACAGCCCTTGCCGACATCTCCATAGCCACACACGACACCAACCTTTCCAGCTATCATCACATCGGTGGCCCTCATCAGCCCATCGGGAAGGGAGTGGCGACATCCGTATAAGTTGTCAAACTGATTGAATCCCATTGAGATAAGGTAGTTGTTTGGTGTTAAATATGGGGAAAGAAGGAACTTGCAACTATGTAAGATATCCTATGATGCGCTTAATTTGCAAATCCAAAACATGATCAGACAATTACAATAAAAATCAAACCAACCGCATGGATGTTTTGTGCAAGAATGATGATAAAATGGActacaaattttaattataatgtACTAACCATAAGGATCAGCATAACCAACCGCAGTGTATCTAAAAGATGTATTAGATTCAAATGTGTAATTCACAGAATATATCAGATTCAACACTCAGATAAGATCCGGAGCTTAAAAAATTGCATAGTTTAGCAACATTACGACAAAGAACGTATACGATCAAGCCAAAAAAACTAATTTGGACATCATAACACAAATATCACATGCATAACAACGGATTTAAAGCTTAAAAACGATATCAACTTTTAAAATTAAGCAAGCGTACCCAACAAGCATAATTATGATCAATACAGAATAAACTAATTGGAACAATATACGACAGATATCAAATGCAAAGATAAGTCCAGTTAAAAAGAACATTATAAACTTGTCTATGCGAATATATACCTTGCTCTTGGTGACAGAATCGTTGACATTAATAGCAGGGAAAAGAAGAGTGCCGCTGGCCTGCATCTGATACAACCTCTTGACACCTGTGGTTGTCTCCTCGGACACACCAACCAATCTATCTAGCATTTTCGTGTACTTCTTGGAATCAGACTTCAGCCCATCTCGAATCAAAGTGAGAACAATCTGAAACTCGGCATTATCCGTCGAATTCGGATCCGGAACCTTACCTGTTTTCTCGTAATCGGCCTCAGCCTTCACACCTTCGTGGATCAACAGAGTGGTATCACCACCATCATCAACAATCAAATCGGGGCCACCATCGGGCCCCCAGTCAAGAGCCCGTTCAGTGCACCACCAGTATTCCTGCAAGGTCTCTCCCTTCCACGCAAAGACGGCGGCGCTGTCGCGCGCAATGGCGGCAGCGGCGTGATCTTGCGTGGAGAAGATGTTGCATGAGCACCATCTCACCTCGGCTCCTAATGCGGTCAAGGTTTCGATCAGAACAGCGGTCTGGATAGTCATGTGAAGGCTGCCGGTGATCTTAGCACCTTTGAAGGGCTGGGATGGCCCGAATTCAGCCCGGGAAGCCATGAGGCCCGGCATCTCGACCTCGGCGAGATCGATCTCGAGGCGGCCGAAATCTGCCTGGGACATGTCCTTGACCTTGTACTCCCGGCCGGAGGTAGTCTTGTCCACCAAAAGAGCCATCGGTTGCACGAGTACGGAGTATCGAAGAAAATCTCGCTTCTTGGATCTAAGATTACCGCACTTAGAATGATGCGACGAAACGGTGTGCCTCAGACGTCTATAAATAGGTTTTAATGGGTAAAGATGTACGGTTGAGATTTCGAGTGTTTGGTGGATCTGggattctctctctctctttttttttcccttctgccggttgttaaaaatatttttaggtTTCGGCTCCTAACAttcttttttcaaaataagtaGATTTAGATATGAAACAAcgtaaaataaatcaaatttgatatctaattaaataaatatattaatctTTTTCAGTTATTACTTCAATTAATGaagtaattttaaaaaatataaaatgaaaaTTGTCATTTTCTTGTTACAAAAAGTGAAATATGAAATTTatagaattaaaaaaaattcaccaAAGTTCAGACCAACAGTTGGTTACTCTatgaatttaatttttaatataaatatagatATTTATTCATGCtatcatataattaatatccCAGATATCAATATAAAAGTTACAACGAAACCACATTATTTTATCATATAATATGTAGATCAATGTCAAAAATTACATATGACTTCATACATTCATAGTTAGATTAAGAATTCGTAATTTGCATTCTATCTcttctatattttatatttattgacattataatttttaatttgatgtcaaaaaatataaaatatagaagAGTAGTGTGTGGTTCATGACTTCGTGCCAAGGAGTGCTAGATCTCCCTTGTCAACTTCTTTAAATAAGGCTGACAGTTTTCACTGCCATTggtcaaatttaaaaaaaaaatgatgtaaTTTTTAGATTCCTTTTCCTTCATTTGCATGTAGAAAGGTACGAAAACCAAGTATGAATAAATGTTTTTGAATAATATATATTCCATATGAATTGATTATTAATAATCCGATCAAATGTCAaagttgacccgtcttacatataaagattcatgagacaaTCTCATGATCGACCGTTTCTTGTTTCGGTAGATCTCTGTTTTAAGTCCAATAAATATACTATTACCATCCATAGATTAAAGTTGCGTGAAAGTGGTTCTTAATGTTTGTGAATATCTATTTTTACTTCGATTTCTTTGACATTTACTCAAAAGCTAAAAGCTGGAAGCAAGtgataaatttttttgtatttttatatattttatttttccagaatttttttatatttgtataaaattaattttgatacaatattcaaaatataataattattatataaatatattgatgATGGTGTGaatatcaaaatttaattatttaaaaagaaatcgATTTTATATAATTTAGGGATATTGTTGTCATGTAACTAAAAATTAAGGTTGAAAGCACTTATTCTCGAAACacacaaaatttaatttatattaattttagatttttattttcatctaaataatatatatgcaCTATATAAAGTAAATCGGGTTCACATCTCATGAACAACCGAACATTATTACATACAAACTATGGTTAGCCAAGTCACTTGCACGATACCAACTCTTGAATGGCCTGAATTATCATTAATTTAGCCACTCAATAAAAACTCATGGCTCCTTATATTTGCAATCgataaatttcaaatacatAAAATATAGAGAAAATACAcacaaaaaacatttttttatgcaaatgaaatgaaataatataccttttatttgatatttctCATAAGTATGCTTTTATCATATTAGTTTCATGTGAAAATTGAAGTTTTAaactaaaaaaatcataaaataacttcTCATacgtgtgtctatatatatatatatatatatatatttaaatggttgaaaataaataaataaataatagtgtgtgttgaatttttaaaaataaaaataaaatataatattagtatcatataagggTAAAGTTGGAAAAAAAAGTTAGTGTATTCTTAAGTGGATACTATCATGTCCTCGACTTGGCATTGTTTCGTGTACATGATAATGAGAGATTGATTTTTAATCCTTCACTTATCATGTGTTTGGTGTgtatgattaagattgtgatAGGCTCGTTCAGCCTGCACCCAACCTGCATTGTATATATTATTATTCTCTTGTTGGTAGATATACAATCTTTTGAGGGAGAagagatgttgtttgattaattttaGTTTTCTTTAATAACCtaaagtttaaaataattataaattcaacaaatttaacaatatttaaatataattttaaatttgactactaataaataatatatttattattgatcattttttaattattattatattatttctaATCATAATTGTTATTAACTATTATTTgatattcaaatttttattactattttaattatcacaataaatacatatttaagttattatcaaattttaatcatttttattatttattattgatcattttttaattattattatattatttctaATCA from Primulina eburnea isolate SZY01 chromosome 6, ASM2296580v1, whole genome shotgun sequence encodes:
- the LOC140835141 gene encoding selenium-binding protein 1-like, coding for MATDMVVLQHAEVGNGCCQKGPGYASPLEAMSGPREALIYVTCIYTGTGRNKPDYLATVDVDPSSPTYSKVIHRLPMPYIGDELHHSGWNSCSSCHGDPSAARRFLVLPSLVSGRIYAIDTLKDPRAPSLHKFVEPKDIIQKTGLAFPHTAHCLASGEIMVSCLGDKDGNAEGNGFLLLDSDFNVKGRWEKPGHSPLFGYDFWYQPRHKTMISTSWGAPAAFTKGFDLQHVSDGLYGRHLHVYSWPEGELKQTVDLGNSGLLPLEIRFLHDPAKDTGFVGCALTSNMVRFFKNSDGSWSHELSASVKSLKVENWILPEMPGLITDFLISLDDRFLYLANWLHGDIRQYNIEDPANPKLTGQVWVGGLIRKGSNVAAVAEDGTTYQIAVPEIQGHQLRGGPQMIQLSLDGKRLYVTNSLFSTWDRQFYPDLIVKGSHMLQIDVNSGKGGLTINPNFIVDFGSEPDGPSLAHEMRYPGGDCTSDIWI
- the LOC140835143 gene encoding heat stress transcription factor A-5 — protein: MDVGGGGGGGGPAPFLIKTYEMVDDSSTDAIVSWSASRKSFVVWNPPEFARVLLPSYFKHNNFSSFIRQLNTYGFRKIDPERWEFANEDFVKDQKHNLKNIHRRKPIHSHSQPQGSVDPERAAFEEEIDRLSREKAVLKGNILAYEEQQSAATVPLENLTKRIVDMEQRQERLLSFLDKAVQNPEFVELLAQKLESMDFSAYNKKRRLPEVDHSQSVPENILVDNQSSSRPEFGNKCPQDFCDKLRLELSPTVSDINLLSRSTQSSDDDGISPLGRMNGWPRDEHTRTLGFSCPSETLELSDTGASFTLKMDSSLPCLVGPESPKLHSSQHNLASNKDDDCHISCLLNLSLTSSPLEPNRSQNLAPMPHSSQETNTEPRPNTDENDVSHRLPTKGTSFDNANVPSSSQDIHSKKQEPAAAQIRVNDVFWEQFLTEKPGCSDTEEASSGYRPNAYVEQEEKNSTKGVTRNTKGMEHLTL
- the LOC140835144 gene encoding protein RALF-like 24, with translation MPHSQLPRTFRYILLSVLMLPCFFHNHVGICEGVSLLDLNSAKLSDSSEMTKRVYAEKIGEMAGLEEEMDSESNRRALLMQRRYISYDTLMRDLVPCNKPGASYYNCRDPGMANFYNRGCEVITRCARGG
- the LOC140835142 gene encoding adenosylhomocysteinase-like encodes the protein MALLVDKTTSGREYKVKDMSQADFGRLEIDLAEVEMPGLMASRAEFGPSQPFKGAKITGSLHMTIQTAVLIETLTALGAEVRWCSCNIFSTQDHAAAAIARDSAAVFAWKGETLQEYWWCTERALDWGPDGGPDLIVDDGGDTTLLIHEGVKAEADYEKTGKVPDPNSTDNAEFQIVLTLIRDGLKSDSKKYTKMLDRLVGVSEETTTGVKRLYQMQASGTLLFPAINVNDSVTKSKFDNLYGCRHSLPDGLMRATDVMIAGKVGVVCGYGDVGKGCAMALKQAGARVIVTEIDPICALQALMEGFQVLTLEDVVSEADIFVTTTGNKDIVMVSHMRKMKNNAIVCNIGHFDNEIDMHGLETFPGVQRIVIKPQTDRWVFPDTKSGVIVLAEGRLMNLGCATGHPSFVMSCSFTNQVIAQLELWKEKGTGKYEKKVYVLPKHLDEKVASLHLGKLGAKLTKLSQDQANYISIPVEGPYKPLHYRY